From the Candidatus Krumholzibacteriota bacterium genome, one window contains:
- the hflC gene encoding protease modulator HflC → MKKNTIILTVIAAIVVLIILNSTLYTVNEFEQGIITQFGDPVGGAITESGLHMKTPFIQKFHRFEKRILIWDGDENQIPTSDKKYIRLNTTARWKIVDPLKFYQSVGNERGVQSRLDDIIDSAARDVVSAHNLFEIVRNSNKVLDRQEENLIAQTSKLERVSLGRDSLKVMMMEKASELVPQYGIELIDVQIKRLNYVQEVRQKVYERMISERQKIAAMYRSEGKGEKASIDGQRERELQRIQSEAYKEAQDIKGKADAEATKIYAESYGKNPEFYSFLKTLEIYRNTIGENSRAILTTNSDIYKYLKKSRVR, encoded by the coding sequence ATGAAAAAGAATACAATTATTTTAACAGTCATAGCAGCCATAGTTGTTCTCATCATCCTCAACAGCACGCTTTACACGGTAAATGAATTTGAACAAGGTATTATTACACAGTTCGGTGACCCGGTAGGAGGAGCGATCACTGAATCCGGATTGCACATGAAGACACCGTTTATTCAGAAGTTCCACAGGTTTGAGAAGAGGATTTTGATTTGGGATGGTGACGAAAACCAGATTCCAACATCAGACAAAAAGTATATTCGGCTTAATACAACAGCCAGATGGAAGATTGTCGATCCGTTAAAGTTCTATCAGTCTGTGGGGAATGAAAGGGGTGTGCAATCCAGGCTTGACGATATAATCGATTCAGCTGCGAGGGATGTAGTTTCAGCCCATAATTTATTTGAAATTGTAAGGAATTCTAACAAAGTGTTAGATAGACAGGAAGAAAACTTGATAGCTCAGACCAGTAAGTTGGAGAGGGTATCTCTCGGAAGAGACAGCCTCAAAGTGATGATGATGGAGAAGGCATCCGAACTTGTTCCTCAATATGGTATTGAATTGATCGATGTTCAGATCAAGAGGCTTAATTATGTTCAGGAAGTGCGTCAGAAAGTATATGAAAGGATGATTTCCGAAAGGCAGAAGATAGCCGCCATGTACCGTTCAGAGGGTAAGGGTGAAAAAGCCTCTATTGACGGACAACGAGAAAGGGAATTACAACGTATTCAGTCGGAAGCCTATAAGGAAGCTCAAGATATCAAGGGTAAAGCGGACGCCGAGGCTACAAAGATTTATGCCGAATCTTACGGTAAGAACCCTGAATTCTATTCTTTTCTCAAAACACTTGAAATTTACAGAAACACCATAGGTGAGAATTCCAGGGCTATTCTTACAACTAATAGTGACATCTACAAATACCTGAAGAAGAGCAGAGTGAGATAA
- a CDS encoding tetratricopeptide repeat protein produces the protein MKSALRFSIHLLIIAIFFSCSDKAVNYYNQGVNAAADNKMEKAIFLWNKSLKYRKNDPDIYFNLGNAYLATHNFIEAEKNFRKTLDLDRNDHISHYKLGLSLQSQNKCIEAKASYKFSIRLKTNYLPPYLGIAECALSNNNINTAEKYASLALGLSPGNIKANILFADVLFREGQYEQAYMQIIQFRNSDNIDLLTLLGKIMYKRQMYREAIETLSEARYIGETNSEMFLYLGKSALKLKRYNDAKNYFNLSIFKDKKESSAWAGMGEVYGAMSRWAEAIKAYSKAQNLAPDNNEILGNFGILLLKSGRNEKALKKFEVAVSRMDSPGRFLYYLGRAYMKTGNNKLAEKTFNKFIENWDGDEKYIIMAKDLINELK, from the coding sequence ATGAAATCCGCGTTACGATTTTCAATCCATTTATTAATCATCGCGATCTTTTTTTCATGTTCGGACAAAGCTGTTAATTATTACAATCAAGGCGTAAACGCGGCGGCTGATAATAAAATGGAAAAAGCGATTTTTCTATGGAATAAATCCCTGAAGTATCGAAAGAACGACCCGGATATATATTTCAACCTCGGAAACGCGTACCTCGCGACTCATAATTTTATAGAAGCCGAAAAGAACTTTCGAAAGACACTCGATTTGGACAGGAATGATCATATATCACATTATAAACTCGGACTTTCACTCCAAAGCCAGAATAAGTGCATAGAGGCAAAAGCCAGCTACAAATTCAGCATTAGATTAAAAACCAATTATTTGCCGCCGTATCTCGGCATTGCAGAATGTGCTCTCTCCAATAACAATATAAATACAGCGGAAAAATACGCTTCTCTTGCCTTGGGACTTTCCCCCGGTAATATAAAAGCAAATATCCTTTTTGCCGACGTTCTATTTCGCGAAGGCCAATATGAACAGGCATACATGCAAATAATACAATTTCGCAACAGCGACAATATCGATTTACTCACTTTACTTGGAAAAATCATGTATAAAAGACAGATGTATAGGGAAGCCATAGAAACACTTTCTGAAGCAAGATACATTGGAGAAACAAACTCTGAAATGTTTCTTTACCTTGGAAAATCAGCCCTAAAACTGAAACGTTATAATGACGCGAAAAACTATTTCAACCTGTCTATCTTTAAAGATAAGAAGGAAAGCTCTGCCTGGGCGGGGATGGGAGAAGTTTACGGAGCAATGTCTAGGTGGGCTGAAGCGATAAAGGCATATTCTAAAGCCCAAAATTTAGCTCCAGACAACAATGAGATCTTAGGCAATTTCGGAATCTTACTTTTGAAAAGCGGCAGAAACGAGAAAGCCCTTAAAAAATTTGAAGTCGCCGTGAGTAGAATGGATAGTCCGGGCAGATTTCTTTATTATCTTGGCCGAGCTTACATGAAAACCGGCAACAATAAGCTTGCGGAGAAAACATTCAATAAGTTTATTGAGAATTGGGATGGTGATGAAAAATATATTATTATGGCTAAGGATTTAATCAATGAACTGAAATAA
- a CDS encoding DMT family transporter yields the protein MILALAGCLVLGGNDIIGSIEMLKGDMLAISGAISIAGYFIVGSILRKKMSLLAYIIPVYITAAAFLTITLPLSGNSLSGYSPETYFYCLLMAVICQIVGHSSFNWALKRLKASMATMAIIGEPVGAALLAFLILGDIPSIMTVLGSLVILTGISIILLNNPIRPEASDIKSES from the coding sequence TTGATCTTGGCTCTGGCAGGTTGCCTTGTACTTGGCGGGAACGATATAATAGGCAGTATTGAAATGTTGAAGGGTGACATGCTGGCTATATCAGGCGCGATATCGATCGCCGGATATTTTATTGTGGGGAGCATTTTGAGAAAGAAAATGTCTCTTCTTGCCTATATAATTCCAGTTTATATAACAGCTGCTGCATTTCTTACAATTACGTTACCCCTTTCAGGAAATTCACTGAGCGGATATTCCCCTGAGACTTATTTCTATTGTTTATTGATGGCGGTAATTTGTCAGATAGTAGGACATTCTTCATTCAATTGGGCTTTAAAGAGGTTAAAAGCGTCTATGGCCACAATGGCAATTATCGGCGAGCCTGTGGGGGCAGCTCTTCTGGCATTCTTGATTCTCGGGGATATACCTTCTATAATGACGGTCCTCGGCAGCCTTGTAATACTGACCGGCATATCGATTATTCTTCTCAATAACCCTATAAGGCCGGAGGCTTCAGATATTAAATCTGAATCTTAA
- the hflK gene encoding FtsH protease activity modulator HflK, with translation MKVQVGDKEYSWSGGKIRNIIAAVIVIILVASGFYSIDADETGVVMRFGKFVRQTQPGLHIKIPLGVESVTKIKVKKVFKQEFGFRTLQASVRTRYSSRTYTDESIMLTGDLNVAEVEWIVQYRIEDAYNYIFKIKDTEETLRTMSEAVTRKVVGDRTVTGVLTKERVEIAQEVQDELQGLLDYFEAGIHIVTVKFQDVNPPEPVRPAFNDVNSAKQDKSKMINQGWESYNNRIPRAKGEAEQLISEAKGYALKRVNRAKGDVALFNNVYREYRKAPSVTRRRLYLEAMNEVLPKVEQIFIIDEEQEGILPHLDLGGNIKGGEGR, from the coding sequence ATGAAGGTTCAGGTAGGCGACAAAGAATACTCCTGGTCTGGCGGAAAGATAAGAAATATTATCGCAGCTGTTATAGTGATTATTCTTGTTGCGTCCGGGTTTTATTCTATAGACGCTGATGAAACCGGGGTTGTAATGAGATTCGGAAAATTTGTTCGCCAAACACAACCGGGGCTTCATATTAAAATTCCTCTCGGTGTTGAGTCAGTAACGAAAATTAAGGTAAAAAAAGTTTTCAAACAGGAGTTTGGGTTCAGAACTCTTCAGGCATCCGTTCGTACGAGATACAGTTCAAGGACTTATACGGACGAATCTATTATGCTTACAGGAGATCTAAATGTCGCTGAAGTTGAATGGATCGTTCAATACAGGATTGAGGATGCTTACAATTACATTTTTAAGATCAAGGATACAGAAGAGACATTGAGAACGATGTCAGAAGCTGTTACCAGAAAAGTGGTGGGCGACAGAACTGTAACCGGGGTGCTTACAAAGGAAAGAGTTGAGATAGCCCAGGAAGTACAGGATGAACTTCAGGGTCTGCTGGATTATTTTGAAGCGGGAATTCATATCGTCACTGTCAAGTTTCAGGATGTCAACCCCCCTGAACCTGTAAGACCGGCTTTCAACGATGTGAACAGCGCCAAACAGGATAAATCGAAAATGATCAATCAAGGCTGGGAGTCATATAACAACAGGATACCTCGAGCGAAGGGAGAAGCAGAGCAGCTCATCTCAGAAGCCAAGGGGTATGCTCTTAAAAGAGTAAACAGGGCCAAAGGGGATGTCGCTCTTTTCAACAATGTTTATCGTGAATACAGGAAAGCGCCCAGTGTTACAAGACGCCGTCTTTATCTTGAGGCGATGAACGAAGTTCTTCCCAAAGTTGAACAGATATTTATTATCGATGAAGAACAGGAAGGAATCTTGCCCCATCTAGATCTGGGAGGAAATATCAAAGGAGGTGAAGGGCGATGA